From Paraburkholderia sabiae, a single genomic window includes:
- the thiL gene encoding thiamine-phosphate kinase has translation MLSEFSLIDRFFARRASGSAYPQRAALGIGDDCALLAPPAGEMLAISTDMLVEGRHFFPDVDPKALGHKALAVNLSDLAAMGAKPQAFTLAFALPKADADWLAAFSDGLFDLAERHGCELVGGDTTSGPLNLCITVFGSVPPQAALRRDAAQPGDDIWVSGTLGDARASLGVQRNEWSADANDAATFRRAMEWPEPRVALGLALRGVARAALDISDGLAGDLMHILERSHVNATVNADALPRSDALRRLPADIQRRCTIAGGDDYELCFTAPSAARDAVVAAGQQARVCVTHVGTITPLDAAGAAPTIAWRDASGAPLTLTLQGFDHFHAE, from the coding sequence ATGCTTTCAGAGTTTTCGCTGATCGACCGCTTCTTTGCGCGCCGCGCGTCGGGCTCGGCTTATCCGCAGCGCGCCGCGCTCGGCATCGGTGACGACTGCGCGCTGCTCGCGCCGCCCGCCGGCGAGATGCTCGCCATATCGACAGACATGCTGGTCGAAGGTCGCCACTTTTTTCCCGACGTCGATCCGAAAGCGCTCGGCCACAAGGCGCTCGCCGTGAACCTGTCGGACCTCGCGGCGATGGGCGCGAAGCCGCAGGCCTTCACGCTGGCCTTCGCGCTGCCGAAAGCCGATGCCGACTGGCTGGCCGCTTTCAGCGACGGCCTCTTCGATCTCGCCGAGCGTCACGGCTGCGAACTGGTCGGCGGTGACACCACGAGCGGCCCGCTCAACTTGTGCATCACGGTGTTCGGCTCGGTGCCGCCGCAAGCGGCGCTGCGCCGCGACGCCGCGCAACCCGGCGACGACATCTGGGTGTCGGGAACGCTCGGCGATGCGCGCGCGAGCCTCGGCGTGCAACGCAACGAGTGGTCCGCCGATGCCAACGATGCCGCGACATTCCGCCGCGCCATGGAGTGGCCGGAGCCGCGCGTCGCGCTGGGCCTTGCGCTGCGCGGCGTCGCGCGCGCGGCGCTCGACATTTCGGACGGCCTTGCGGGCGACCTGATGCACATCCTCGAACGCTCGCACGTGAACGCGACCGTCAACGCCGACGCACTGCCGCGCTCGGACGCATTGCGCCGTCTTCCTGCCGACATCCAGCGACGCTGCACGATCGCGGGCGGCGACGACTACGAGCTGTGCTTCACCGCGCCGTCTGCCGCGCGCGACGCAGTCGTTGCGGCTGGTCAACAGGCGCGTGTTTGCGTGACGCACGTCGGTACAATAACTCCGCTCGATGCGGCCGGCGCCGCGCCCACGATTGCATGGCGCGACGCGTCCGGCGCTCCACTCACTTTGACGTTGCAAGGCTTCGATCATTTCCATGCAGAATGA
- the pyrF gene encoding orotidine-5'-phosphate decarboxylase, translating into MSTFIQTLDHAWHTTNSLLCVGLDPEPSKFPGAYANRSDAIFDFCKKIVDATAPYASSFKPQIAYFAAHRAEEQLEQLIAHIHLKHPGLPVILDAKRGDIGSTAEQYAREAFDRYRADAVTVNPYMGFDSIEPYLEHEGKGVIVLCRTSNPGGSDLQFLETGGRPLYQTVAQLAAEKWNAKGQLGLVVGATFPKEIEVVRGIVGDMPLLIPGIGAQGGDVEATVKAGRTAAGTGMLINSSRAILYAGKGDDWVEAAAQAAKDTRDRVNAFL; encoded by the coding sequence ATGTCCACATTCATCCAGACGCTCGACCACGCATGGCACACGACGAATTCGCTGCTGTGTGTCGGTCTCGATCCCGAGCCGTCGAAGTTTCCCGGCGCCTACGCCAACCGTTCTGACGCGATCTTCGATTTCTGCAAGAAGATCGTCGACGCGACGGCGCCGTACGCTTCGTCGTTCAAGCCGCAGATAGCGTACTTCGCCGCGCATCGCGCCGAAGAGCAGCTCGAACAGCTGATCGCGCACATTCATCTGAAGCATCCCGGTCTGCCCGTGATTCTCGACGCGAAGCGCGGCGACATCGGCAGCACGGCCGAGCAGTACGCGCGCGAAGCGTTCGACCGCTATCGCGCGGACGCCGTCACGGTGAACCCGTACATGGGCTTCGATTCGATCGAGCCGTATCTGGAGCACGAGGGCAAGGGCGTGATCGTGCTCTGCCGGACGTCGAACCCCGGCGGTTCGGACCTGCAGTTTCTTGAGACGGGCGGTCGTCCGCTGTATCAGACGGTGGCGCAGCTGGCGGCGGAAAAGTGGAACGCGAAGGGCCAGCTGGGTCTGGTGGTCGGCGCGACGTTCCCGAAGGAAATCGAAGTGGTGCGCGGTATCGTCGGCGATATGCCGCTGCTGATTCCGGGCATCGGCGCGCAGGGCGGCGACGTCGAGGCGACGGTGAAGGCGGGCCGCACGGCAGCGGGCACGGGCATGCTGATCAACTCGTCGCGCGCGATTCTCTATGCGGGCAAGGGCGACGACTGGGTCGAAGCCGCCGCGCAGGCTGCGAAAGATACGCGCGACCGCGTCAACGCGTTTCTTTGA
- a CDS encoding phosphatidylglycerophosphatase A family protein, with product MQNESSLDPAGSFSDAPTGESSRPAGGTSSGTPSGTAETGSNGAPKGQPRAPKPRRATARFMLSHPLHILSLGFGSGLSPIAPGTVGTLFAWASFAAFSAQLTVIEWGILIMVGFVAGISICGFTANRLGIDDPSPVVWDEIVAFWLVLLMVTPATFTGQLWAFIVFRFFDMVKPPPIRYFDRRLKGGFGIMFDDLVAAFFTLLVIALWRMSV from the coding sequence ATGCAGAATGAATCCTCGCTTGACCCGGCGGGCAGTTTCTCCGACGCGCCAACGGGCGAGTCATCCCGCCCGGCGGGCGGCACATCCTCGGGAACACCGAGCGGGACAGCGGAAACCGGCTCGAACGGCGCACCGAAAGGCCAGCCGCGCGCGCCAAAGCCCCGTCGCGCGACCGCGCGCTTCATGCTGTCACATCCGTTGCATATCTTGTCGCTGGGATTCGGCAGCGGGCTGTCGCCCATCGCGCCGGGCACAGTCGGCACGCTGTTCGCGTGGGCATCGTTCGCTGCGTTCAGCGCGCAGCTGACCGTCATCGAATGGGGCATCCTGATCATGGTCGGCTTCGTCGCCGGCATCAGCATCTGCGGCTTCACTGCGAACCGGCTCGGCATCGACGATCCGTCGCCCGTCGTGTGGGACGAGATCGTCGCGTTCTGGCTCGTGCTGCTGATGGTGACGCCCGCGACTTTCACGGGGCAACTGTGGGCGTTCATCGTCTTCCGCTTCTTCGACATGGTGAAGCCGCCGCCCATCCGTTACTTCGACCGCAGACTGAAAGGCGGCTTTGGCATCATGTTCGATGATCTCGTCGCGGCGTTTTTCACCTTGCTCGTGATTGCGCTCTGGCGGATGTCCGTCTGA
- the araH gene encoding L-arabinose ABC transporter permease AraH, whose translation MQARENLAQQAAKSAAEALIPQASDKQKWWQQITEYSLIVIFAVMFITMSLTVDHFFSIENMLGLALSISQIGMVACTMMFCLASRDFDLSVGSTVAFAGVLCAMVLNATGNTFIAIIAAVVAGSVIGFVNGAVIAYLRINALITTLATMEIVRGLGFIVSHGQAVGVSSDTFIALGGLSMFGVSLPIWVTLVCFIVFGVMLNSTVYGRNTLAIGGNPEASRLAGINVERTRVYIFLIQGAVTALAGVILASRITSGQPNAAEGFELNVISACVLGGVSLLGGRATISGVVIGVLIMGTVENVMNLMNIDAFYQYLVRGAILLAAVLLDQLKNRGTRD comes from the coding sequence ATGCAAGCCAGAGAAAACCTCGCGCAACAGGCCGCCAAGAGCGCCGCCGAAGCGCTGATTCCGCAAGCCAGCGACAAGCAGAAGTGGTGGCAGCAGATCACCGAGTACAGCCTGATCGTGATCTTCGCGGTGATGTTCATCACGATGTCGCTGACCGTCGATCACTTCTTCTCGATCGAAAACATGCTCGGCCTCGCGCTGTCGATTTCGCAGATCGGCATGGTCGCGTGCACGATGATGTTCTGTCTCGCGTCGCGCGACTTCGACCTGTCGGTCGGTTCGACGGTCGCGTTCGCGGGCGTGTTGTGCGCGATGGTGCTCAACGCGACGGGCAACACGTTCATCGCGATCATCGCGGCTGTCGTCGCCGGTTCGGTGATCGGCTTCGTCAATGGCGCGGTGATTGCGTATCTGCGCATCAACGCGCTGATCACGACGCTCGCGACGATGGAAATCGTGCGCGGCCTCGGCTTCATCGTGTCGCACGGTCAGGCAGTCGGTGTGTCGTCGGATACGTTCATCGCGCTCGGCGGCCTGTCGATGTTCGGCGTGTCGCTGCCGATCTGGGTCACGCTCGTCTGCTTCATCGTGTTCGGCGTGATGCTGAACTCGACGGTGTACGGCCGTAACACGCTGGCGATCGGCGGCAATCCGGAAGCGTCGCGTCTTGCAGGTATCAATGTGGAACGCACGCGCGTCTACATCTTCCTGATCCAGGGTGCGGTGACGGCGCTGGCAGGCGTGATTCTCGCGTCGCGTATCACGTCGGGTCAGCCGAACGCCGCTGAAGGCTTCGAGCTGAACGTGATTTCGGCGTGCGTGCTGGGCGGCGTGTCGCTGCTCGGCGGCCGCGCGACGATTTCGGGCGTCGTGATCGGCGTGCTCATCATGGGCACGGTCGAAAACGTGATGAACCTGATGAACATCGACGCGTTCTACCAGTACCTCGTGCGCGGCGCGATCCTGCTGGCCGCCGTGCTGCTGGACCAGTTGAAGAACCGCGGCACGCGCGACTGA
- a CDS encoding SMP-30/gluconolactonase/LRE family protein, with amino-acid sequence MSDATNTNVQAALLVDSKCTLGEGATWDARSGLFYWTDIEGARLWRYDPRDGRSTFWPMPERLSTFALCADPHYMLLGLASRLAFFDLATGQIEHIVDVEPGMNTRVNDGRCDRQGRFVFGTKDEASPVQPIGGFYRLNHDLSLERLALPSPAISNSIAFSPDGATMYFCDSPTLEIRACDYRADCSVANERLFVKLTDKTGEPDGSTVDSEGGLWNAQWGGRRVVRYDANGVETERVDVPTVQPSCVALGGAQLGTLYVTSARVGLDAQALAGDTLAGGVYVATQGRRGLPEPVFKGSPVALAAK; translated from the coding sequence ATGAGCGACGCGACCAACACCAACGTCCAGGCGGCATTGCTCGTCGATTCGAAATGCACGCTGGGCGAAGGCGCAACGTGGGACGCGCGCAGCGGCCTCTTTTACTGGACGGATATTGAAGGCGCGCGGCTATGGCGTTACGATCCGCGCGATGGACGCAGCACGTTCTGGCCCATGCCGGAGCGGCTGTCGACGTTCGCGCTGTGTGCCGATCCGCACTACATGCTGCTCGGTCTCGCGTCGCGACTCGCTTTCTTCGACCTTGCAACGGGTCAGATCGAGCACATCGTCGATGTCGAGCCGGGCATGAATACGCGTGTGAACGACGGGCGCTGCGATCGTCAGGGGCGTTTCGTGTTCGGCACGAAGGATGAAGCGTCGCCCGTGCAGCCGATTGGCGGCTTTTACCGGCTGAATCACGATCTGTCGCTTGAACGGCTGGCGTTGCCATCGCCGGCGATTTCGAACAGTATCGCGTTCAGTCCCGACGGCGCGACGATGTACTTCTGCGATTCGCCGACGCTTGAAATCCGCGCCTGCGATTACCGTGCCGACTGCAGCGTTGCCAACGAGCGGCTGTTCGTGAAGCTGACGGACAAGACGGGCGAGCCGGACGGTTCGACCGTCGATAGCGAAGGCGGCCTGTGGAACGCGCAGTGGGGCGGACGGCGCGTCGTGCGCTACGACGCGAACGGCGTCGAGACGGAACGTGTCGATGTGCCGACCGTGCAGCCCAGTTGCGTCGCGCTGGGCGGCGCGCAGCTGGGCACGCTGTATGTGACGAGCGCGCGCGTCGGGCTCGATGCGCAGGCGCTTGCAGGCGATACGCTCGCGGGCGGCGTGTACGTCGCGACGCAAGGACGGCGCGGTTTGCCGGAACCGGTGTTCAAGGGTTCGCCCGTGGCGCTCGCGGCGAAATAG
- a CDS encoding aldose 1-epimerase, whose translation MTVANPAVPTSPQSRARRARLAAAVQPVLAGPSTSAVAVGAGAAGDVACVTLANSLLRLDVAPSLGGGITRFDFRNEGTLVPVFRRCRHVDADTDANDLACYSLLPYSNRIGGGQFKLGERSVDVPCNREGEPLPIHGDGWLANWDVAAADQESVTLTLDRRDGKPYSYRATQTYALEGSTLVITLEVENTGRDAMPFGLGVHPFLVRDADTQLSAAAAGLWLSGEDWLPVRHVPVPPAWQFGVAYPLPRTVVNHAFTGWSGHATVVWPKRRLSLTMSSNTEYYILYTPASKDFFCFEPVDHPINAMNLPGGAADNGMTMLGRGERLVRSFSFAVERTGLRAVAGGRGSKRG comes from the coding sequence ATGACTGTCGCGAATCCCGCTGTCCCGACTTCTCCACAATCGCGCGCGCGTCGCGCCCGCCTCGCGGCTGCCGTGCAGCCCGTGCTGGCCGGGCCGAGCACGTCCGCAGTCGCCGTCGGCGCGGGCGCTGCCGGCGACGTCGCGTGCGTGACGCTCGCCAATTCGCTGCTGCGTCTCGATGTAGCGCCGTCGCTGGGCGGCGGCATCACACGCTTCGACTTTCGCAACGAGGGCACGCTCGTGCCCGTGTTCAGGCGCTGCCGTCATGTCGATGCGGACACCGACGCGAACGATCTCGCCTGCTATTCGCTGCTGCCGTATTCGAACCGGATCGGCGGAGGGCAGTTCAAGCTGGGCGAACGTTCCGTCGACGTGCCGTGCAATCGCGAAGGCGAACCGCTGCCGATTCACGGCGACGGCTGGCTCGCGAACTGGGATGTCGCGGCGGCCGATCAGGAAAGCGTCACGCTGACGCTCGACCGGCGCGACGGCAAGCCGTATTCGTACCGCGCGACGCAGACTTATGCGCTCGAAGGTTCGACGCTCGTCATCACACTCGAAGTGGAAAACACCGGGCGCGACGCGATGCCGTTCGGCCTCGGCGTGCATCCGTTTCTGGTGCGCGACGCCGATACGCAGCTGTCGGCGGCAGCAGCGGGATTGTGGCTGTCGGGCGAAGACTGGCTGCCTGTGCGCCATGTTCCCGTGCCGCCCGCGTGGCAATTCGGTGTCGCGTATCCGTTGCCGCGCACGGTGGTCAATCACGCGTTCACAGGCTGGAGTGGACACGCGACGGTCGTGTGGCCGAAGCGCCGCCTGTCGCTGACGATGTCGTCGAATACCGAGTACTACATTCTCTACACGCCGGCGTCGAAGGACTTCTTCTGCTTCGAACCCGTCGATCATCCGATCAACGCGATGAACCTGCCGGGCGGTGCGGCCGACAACGGCATGACGATGCTCGGACGCGGCGAGCGGCTGGTGCGCTCGTTCAGCTTCGCGGTGGAACGCACGGGGCTGCGCGCGGTGGCGGGCGGGCGCGGGTCGAAGCGCGGCTGA
- a CDS encoding SDR family NAD(P)-dependent oxidoreductase, producing MSSPANATAREEQSQYARYPSLVDRTVLITGGATGIGASFVEHFVAQGARVAFFDIDETAGDALADQLGDSRHKPLFLYADLTDVDALKKAIADVRAALGPIDVLVNNAANDKRHKIEDVTPESFDAGIAVNIRHQFFAAQAVAEDMKAARRGSIINLGSISWMLKNGGYPVYTLSKSAVQGLTRGLARDLGHFGIRVNSLVPGWVMTDKQKRLWLDDAGRLAIKQGQCIDEELLPDDLARMALFLAADDSRMITAQDIIVDGGWA from the coding sequence ATGTCGTCTCCCGCCAATGCGACCGCGCGTGAAGAGCAAAGCCAGTACGCGCGCTATCCGAGTCTCGTGGACCGCACGGTGCTGATCACGGGCGGCGCGACGGGCATCGGCGCATCGTTCGTCGAGCATTTCGTCGCGCAGGGCGCGCGCGTCGCGTTCTTCGATATCGACGAAACGGCGGGCGACGCGCTCGCCGATCAGCTCGGCGATTCGCGTCACAAGCCGCTGTTCCTGTATGCCGATCTCACCGACGTCGACGCGCTGAAGAAGGCAATCGCCGACGTGCGCGCGGCGCTCGGGCCGATCGACGTGCTCGTGAACAACGCAGCGAACGACAAGCGTCACAAGATCGAAGATGTGACACCGGAATCGTTCGATGCAGGGATCGCCGTCAACATCCGTCACCAGTTTTTCGCGGCGCAAGCTGTCGCGGAAGACATGAAGGCGGCGCGGCGCGGCTCGATCATCAATCTCGGCTCGATCAGCTGGATGCTGAAGAACGGCGGCTATCCCGTGTACACGCTGTCGAAGTCGGCGGTGCAGGGACTCACGCGCGGGCTCGCGCGCGATCTCGGCCACTTCGGCATTCGCGTGAACTCGCTGGTGCCGGGCTGGGTGATGACGGACAAGCAGAAGCGTCTGTGGCTCGACGACGCCGGGCGTCTCGCGATCAAGCAGGGCCAGTGTATCGATGAAGAACTGCTGCCCGACGACCTCGCGCGCATGGCGCTCTTCCTCGCGGCCGACGACAGCCGCATGATCACCGCGCAGGACATCATCGTCGACGGAGGCTGGGCATGA
- the araG gene encoding L-arabinose ABC transporter ATP-binding protein AraG, with protein sequence MSATLRFDNIGKVFPGVRALDGISFDVHAGQVHGLMGENGAGKSTLLKILGGEYQPDSGRVLIDENEVRFANAGASIAAGIAVIHQELQYVPDLTVSENLLLGRLPNTIGFVKKGDAKRFVREQLAAMGVDLDPNAKLRKLSIAQRQMVEICKALMRNARVIALDEPTSSLSHRETEVLFKLVRDLRADNRALIYISHRMDEIYQLCDACTIFRDGRKVASHPSLEGVSRDTIVSEMVGREISDIYGYRARELGEVRFSVKNIEGKPLTEPASFEVRRGEIVGFFGLVGAGRSELMHLIYGDDPKKGGELVLDGKPIKVKSAGDAIRQGIVLCPEDRKEEGIVAIASVAENINISCRRHYLKAGLFLDRKKEAETADRFIKLLKIKTPSRRQKIRFLSGGNQQKAILSRWLAEPDLRVVILDEPTRGIDVGAKHEIYNVIYELAERGCAIVMISSELPEVLGVSDRIVVMRQGRISGELSRSAATEQSVLSLALPKSSTTAQAA encoded by the coding sequence GTGTCAGCGACGCTGCGTTTTGACAATATCGGCAAGGTGTTTCCAGGCGTGCGTGCGCTCGACGGAATCTCTTTCGACGTGCATGCCGGCCAGGTGCATGGCCTGATGGGCGAAAACGGCGCGGGGAAATCGACCCTGCTGAAGATTCTCGGTGGCGAATATCAGCCGGATTCCGGCCGTGTGCTGATCGACGAAAACGAAGTGCGTTTCGCAAATGCGGGCGCGTCGATCGCTGCGGGAATCGCGGTGATTCACCAGGAACTGCAGTACGTGCCGGACCTGACGGTGTCGGAAAACCTGCTGCTCGGCCGTTTGCCGAACACGATCGGCTTCGTGAAGAAGGGCGACGCGAAGCGCTTCGTGCGCGAACAGCTGGCGGCGATGGGCGTCGATCTCGACCCGAACGCGAAGCTGCGCAAGCTCTCCATCGCGCAGCGCCAGATGGTCGAAATCTGTAAGGCGCTGATGCGCAATGCTCGCGTGATCGCGCTCGACGAACCGACGAGTTCGCTGTCGCACCGCGAGACGGAAGTGCTGTTCAAGCTGGTGCGCGATCTGCGCGCCGACAACCGCGCGCTGATCTACATCTCGCACCGGATGGACGAGATCTATCAGCTGTGCGACGCGTGCACGATTTTCCGCGACGGCCGCAAGGTCGCGTCGCATCCTTCGCTCGAAGGCGTGAGCCGCGACACGATCGTGAGCGAAATGGTCGGCCGCGAAATCTCGGATATCTACGGCTACCGCGCCCGTGAACTCGGCGAAGTGCGCTTCTCGGTGAAGAACATCGAAGGCAAGCCGCTGACGGAACCGGCGAGCTTCGAAGTGCGCCGCGGCGAGATCGTCGGCTTCTTCGGGCTGGTCGGCGCAGGCCGCAGCGAGCTGATGCACCTGATCTACGGCGACGACCCGAAGAAGGGCGGCGAACTCGTGCTCGACGGCAAGCCGATCAAGGTGAAGAGCGCCGGCGACGCGATCCGCCAGGGCATCGTGCTGTGTCCGGAAGACCGCAAGGAAGAAGGCATCGTCGCGATTGCGTCGGTGGCGGAGAACATCAATATCAGCTGCCGCCGTCATTATCTGAAGGCGGGGCTGTTTCTGGACCGCAAGAAGGAAGCCGAAACGGCCGACCGTTTCATCAAGCTCCTGAAGATCAAGACGCCGAGCCGTCGTCAGAAGATCCGTTTTCTGTCAGGCGGCAACCAGCAGAAAGCGATTCTGTCGCGCTGGCTGGCCGAGCCGGATCTGCGCGTGGTGATTCTCGACGAACCGACGCGCGGCATCGACGTCGGCGCGAAGCACGAGATTTACAACGTGATTTACGAACTGGCCGAGCGCGGCTGCGCGATCGTGATGATTTCGTCGGAACTGCCGGAAGTGCTCGGCGTGTCGGACCGGATCGTCGTGATGCGCCAGGGGCGTATTTCGGGCGAACTGTCGCGCAGCGCGGCAACCGAGCAATCGGTGCTGAGCCTCGCGCTGCCGAAGAGTTCGACGACGGCGCAGGCGGCCTGA
- a CDS encoding CinA family protein, which yields MATDSVVHQLAIRVGNRLRDERLMLATAESCTGGMVATAITDISGSSGWFERGFVTYSNQAKSEMIGVPPDLIDKHGAVSEPVARAMVEGALRNSRAQVALSITGVAGPGGGTETKPVGMVCFGWSNRLHTVVETLVFKGDRERVRVQAATHALRGLLTLLDERER from the coding sequence ATGGCTACCGATTCCGTCGTTCACCAACTCGCCATTCGCGTCGGCAATCGTCTGCGGGACGAGCGGCTGATGCTTGCTACGGCTGAATCCTGCACGGGCGGCATGGTCGCGACGGCCATCACCGACATTTCCGGCAGCAGCGGCTGGTTCGAGCGTGGCTTTGTCACGTATTCGAACCAGGCGAAGAGCGAAATGATCGGTGTGCCGCCCGATCTGATCGACAAGCACGGCGCCGTGTCCGAGCCCGTCGCGCGGGCGATGGTCGAAGGCGCGCTGAGGAATTCGCGCGCGCAGGTCGCGCTGTCGATTACGGGCGTTGCCGGTCCGGGCGGCGGCACCGAGACGAAGCCGGTCGGCATGGTGTGCTTCGGATGGAGCAACCGTCTGCATACGGTCGTCGAGACGCTCGTCTTCAAGGGCGACCGCGAGCGGGTGCGCGTGCAGGCCGCGACGCATGCGTTGCGCGGACTGCTGACCTTGCTCGACGAACGCGAGCGCTGA
- a CDS encoding cupin domain-containing protein, with protein sequence MDRSVDRDELIRRFDLQPHPEGGFFRETYRSSDSIRREGSADTRSASTAIYYLLCDGAHSAWHRIQSDEVWHFYAGDPLNVYVLEDDGALTVHRLGNALEHAGCVFQAVVPSGRWFAAQCDDAASVALVGCTVAPGFEFSEFEIARVEALQREYPQHRELIGKLGPVVAR encoded by the coding sequence ATGGACCGATCTGTCGACCGCGATGAACTGATTCGCCGCTTCGATCTCCAGCCGCATCCCGAAGGCGGCTTCTTTCGCGAAACGTATCGTTCGTCCGATTCGATTCGACGCGAAGGGTCTGCGGACACGCGTTCCGCGTCGACGGCCATCTACTACCTGCTTTGCGACGGCGCGCACTCGGCGTGGCATCGGATCCAGTCCGACGAAGTCTGGCATTTCTACGCCGGCGACCCGCTAAACGTCTACGTGCTCGAAGACGACGGCGCGCTCACCGTGCATCGTCTGGGCAACGCGCTCGAACACGCCGGTTGCGTGTTTCAGGCCGTCGTGCCGTCAGGCCGCTGGTTCGCCGCGCAATGCGACGACGCCGCGAGCGTTGCGCTCGTCGGCTGCACGGTTGCGCCGGGATTCGAGTTCAGCGAGTTCGAGATTGCTCGCGTCGAAGCGTTGCAGCGCGAGTATCCGCAGCATCGTGAGCTGATCGGGAAACTCGGGCCAGTCGTCGCCCGATAG
- a CDS encoding arabinose ABC transporter substrate-binding protein: protein MKRRIFLTLAAAATAVLFNAPVAQAADPVKIGFLVKQPEEPWFQDEWKFAEQAAKEKGFTLVKIGAPSGEKVMSAIDNLAAQKAQGFVICTPDVKLGPGIVAKAKADNLKMMTVDDRLVDGAGKPIESVPHMGISAYNIGKQVGDGLAAEIKKRGWDMKDVGAIDVTYEQLPTAHDRTSGATDALIAAGFPKANIIAAPQAKTDTENAFNAANIALTKNPNFKHWVAYGLNDEAVLGAVRAAEGRGFKADNMIGIGIGGSDSALNEFKKPNPTGFYGTVIISPKRHGEETSELMYSWITQGKEPPKLTLTTGMLATRDNVGEVREKMGLASK from the coding sequence ATGAAACGCAGAATTTTCCTCACGCTGGCAGCAGCGGCGACGGCGGTGCTCTTCAACGCACCCGTCGCGCAAGCCGCCGACCCGGTCAAGATCGGCTTCCTCGTGAAGCAACCCGAAGAGCCGTGGTTCCAGGACGAGTGGAAGTTCGCCGAACAGGCCGCCAAGGAAAAGGGCTTCACGCTGGTGAAGATCGGCGCGCCGTCGGGCGAGAAGGTCATGAGCGCAATCGACAACCTCGCTGCGCAAAAGGCACAAGGTTTCGTGATCTGCACGCCGGACGTCAAGCTCGGACCGGGCATCGTCGCGAAGGCCAAGGCTGACAACCTGAAGATGATGACGGTCGACGACCGCCTCGTCGACGGCGCGGGCAAGCCGATCGAGTCGGTGCCGCATATGGGCATCTCGGCTTACAACATCGGCAAGCAGGTCGGCGACGGTCTCGCGGCTGAAATCAAGAAGCGCGGCTGGGACATGAAGGACGTCGGCGCGATCGACGTGACCTACGAACAGCTGCCGACGGCACACGACCGCACGTCGGGCGCCACCGACGCGCTGATCGCCGCCGGCTTCCCGAAGGCCAACATCATCGCTGCGCCGCAAGCGAAGACCGACACGGAAAACGCGTTCAACGCGGCGAACATCGCGCTGACGAAGAACCCGAACTTCAAGCACTGGGTCGCCTACGGCCTGAACGACGAAGCCGTGCTCGGCGCGGTTCGTGCAGCGGAAGGCCGCGGCTTCAAGGCCGACAACATGATCGGCATCGGCATCGGCGGTTCGGACTCGGCACTGAACGAGTTCAAGAAGCCGAACCCGACGGGCTTCTACGGCACCGTGATCATCAGCCCGAAGCGTCACGGCGAAGAGACGTCGGAACTGATGTACTCGTGGATCACGCAAGGCAAGGAACCGCCGAAGCTCACGCTGACGACGGGCATGCTGGCCACGCGCGACAACGTCGGCGAAGTGCGTGAAAAGATGGGTCTCGCATCGAAGTAA